The Sediminispirochaeta smaragdinae DSM 11293 genome has a segment encoding these proteins:
- a CDS encoding ABC transporter substrate-binding protein — protein MRCARLCTFLLILALSLSSCSHDEQPLRVAEQYGLAYAPVTIARELGFVEEALETLDHPVTLQWLRLGNTATIREAAVAGRVDAAFIGIPPFLISRAGGMDWKIAGGLNQSPLGLVTWREDLNNLSDFDSSDRIALPQPGSIQHILLAMASRRLTGDAAHFDRQLVTMNHPDGMQALLARREIAAHFTSPPYLFLELKEQGMKQVVSGRECFGGPFTFIVTVATKELAEKRPKVLAAFMDAVDRGMEYLRSNPEKSAALLAPIYQMNSDDVLDMLGSKGLDYSRDVVGIEEFVSFMKDTGYLPADFGSGGELFWATAVRDSDTGDGGGNR, from the coding sequence ATGAGGTGTGCCCGGCTTTGCACGTTTCTTTTGATCCTTGCCCTATCCCTCTCTTCCTGCAGCCATGATGAACAGCCCCTGCGGGTTGCCGAACAGTACGGCTTAGCCTACGCGCCGGTCACCATCGCCAGGGAGCTCGGCTTTGTGGAAGAAGCCCTTGAGACGCTCGATCATCCTGTGACCCTCCAGTGGTTGCGCCTCGGCAATACCGCAACGATCCGCGAGGCAGCCGTTGCCGGTCGGGTGGACGCCGCCTTTATCGGCATCCCCCCCTTTCTTATCAGCCGGGCAGGGGGCATGGATTGGAAGATCGCCGGAGGTTTAAATCAGTCGCCTTTGGGCCTTGTCACCTGGCGGGAAGATCTTAATAACCTCTCCGATTTTGACTCCTCTGACAGGATTGCTCTGCCGCAGCCGGGAAGCATCCAGCACATCCTTCTTGCCATGGCTTCCCGGCGTCTGACCGGCGATGCCGCCCATTTCGATCGTCAGCTGGTTACCATGAACCATCCCGACGGCATGCAAGCCCTCTTGGCCCGCAGGGAAATCGCAGCACATTTTACCTCCCCCCCCTACCTCTTTCTGGAACTCAAAGAGCAGGGGATGAAACAGGTTGTATCGGGCAGAGAATGCTTTGGCGGTCCCTTTACCTTCATCGTCACCGTTGCCACCAAAGAGCTTGCTGAAAAGCGGCCGAAGGTGTTGGCAGCCTTCATGGATGCAGTTGATCGGGGAATGGAATACCTGCGCAGCAATCCCGAAAAAAGTGCCGCTCTCCTTGCTCCTATCTATCAGATGAACAGCGACGATGTCCTGGATATGCTCGGTTCCAAGGGGCTGGATTATTCACGTGATGTGGTGGGCATCGAGGAATTTGTCTCTTTTATGAAGGATACCGGTTATCTTCCCGCCGATTTCGGCTCAGGCGGGGAGCTTTTTTGGGCCACGGCGGTTCGGGATAGCGATACCGGGGATGGCGGAGGCAATCGGTGA
- a CDS encoding glycosyltransferase — MISVVIPSYNGAATLVPLCRSLSDVLRRLGLDREIIVVLDGSSDESRDLLVPLIEEGIVDVLCELPVRSGQQRATLEGILRGRGSWFLTLDDDFGHRPEDVEKLLAVKEGGANLVFGVPERGRRSSLRNLGSSLRSTLFHLASGRKKLIPSSFRLFSRSCARSLFLAPAACRYLSVELVRHSRKAESLLLTAGGATATIGAGTPPSLPGTSRHPASSLVRGTLSLASYLLPWRRDPLRSSRRALLVVGAGGGQLGLIRRAKKRSLIVAVSDRDSSAPGVSAADYFLSADTFDGEQSIAACIDAMWKGIPIRGVATAGTDQPVLTVSLVADHFLLPGALRPEIALAVTNKRVMKRRLEALGLPTLPWSLIGEETASAADTGPVPIALPGFPAVLKPVDSQGQRGVVRVESEEELYQRLSATLACSREAKAMVETFYPADEVTFSGWVEEGRLVPLLLTDRATLSSGPHIGICPAHRYPSLHAARSREVFALCDRFVRGFPIPSGPIYVQLLVGEEGIKINELACRIGGAYEELLIPALTGVDILDLQIDLAIEGRLSPQNHDVLVRAGASWPPEGFASVILAFAQKGVVRSIGELSKIRAVEGVVDGGYLLAPGRRIGELENSTGRAAWAVVRGKSAARVNRSVEGVYDALEVIGDSGENLMQDLRSFALHPDPLPDSEVP, encoded by the coding sequence ATGATTAGCGTTGTTATTCCCTCCTATAACGGAGCAGCAACCCTTGTGCCCCTTTGCCGTAGCCTCTCGGATGTACTGCGGCGCCTTGGCCTCGATCGGGAGATCATCGTTGTTCTCGATGGCAGCAGCGACGAAAGCCGGGATCTTCTTGTTCCCCTCATCGAGGAGGGAATCGTGGATGTGCTTTGTGAGCTTCCCGTACGATCGGGACAGCAGCGGGCGACGCTGGAAGGAATCCTCCGTGGACGGGGATCGTGGTTTCTTACCCTAGACGACGACTTTGGCCACAGGCCCGAAGATGTGGAGAAGCTTCTTGCCGTAAAAGAGGGCGGGGCCAATCTTGTTTTCGGTGTTCCCGAAAGGGGAAGAAGGAGTTCCTTGCGGAACCTCGGCAGCAGCCTGCGCAGCACCCTCTTTCACCTTGCCTCCGGCAGAAAGAAACTAATACCGTCGAGTTTTCGCCTCTTCTCCAGGAGCTGCGCCCGGTCGCTGTTTCTCGCACCGGCTGCCTGCCGTTATCTTTCGGTGGAGCTTGTGCGCCACTCCCGCAAAGCCGAAAGCCTTCTTCTTACGGCTGGGGGGGCTACGGCAACGATAGGGGCAGGGACTCCTCCTTCACTCCCGGGAACAAGCCGCCATCCTGCATCCTCCCTTGTCCGGGGAACCTTATCCCTGGCAAGCTATCTGTTGCCCTGGCGAAGGGACCCTCTTCGCTCTTCGAGGCGGGCTCTTCTTGTCGTAGGTGCCGGGGGAGGGCAGCTGGGACTGATCCGTCGAGCCAAGAAGCGTTCCCTCATCGTTGCGGTAAGCGACAGGGACAGTTCGGCTCCCGGTGTTTCGGCTGCCGACTATTTTCTTTCCGCAGACACCTTTGACGGAGAACAGAGTATAGCAGCCTGTATCGATGCGATGTGGAAGGGCATCCCCATTCGGGGTGTGGCTACCGCAGGGACAGACCAGCCGGTGCTTACCGTCTCTCTTGTTGCCGATCACTTTTTGCTGCCGGGGGCCTTGAGGCCGGAAATCGCCCTTGCGGTTACCAACAAGCGGGTGATGAAGCGGCGCCTGGAGGCGTTGGGGCTGCCGACTCTTCCCTGGAGCCTTATCGGCGAAGAAACCGCTTCCGCTGCTGATACCGGCCCTGTCCCCATCGCTTTGCCAGGTTTCCCTGCGGTGCTCAAACCGGTGGATAGTCAGGGCCAGCGAGGGGTTGTTCGGGTCGAAAGCGAAGAAGAACTTTATCAAAGGCTGTCTGCAACGCTTGCCTGCAGCAGGGAAGCAAAGGCCATGGTTGAGACCTTTTACCCTGCGGACGAGGTGACCTTCAGCGGCTGGGTGGAAGAGGGGCGTCTCGTTCCTCTTCTCCTCACGGATCGGGCCACGCTCTCTTCCGGTCCCCATATCGGCATCTGCCCTGCACATCGTTACCCCTCCCTCCATGCAGCCCGCAGCCGGGAGGTGTTTGCATTATGCGACCGCTTTGTCAGGGGCTTTCCTATTCCCTCCGGGCCTATCTATGTTCAGCTTTTGGTTGGTGAGGAGGGGATAAAGATTAATGAACTTGCATGCCGGATCGGAGGGGCCTATGAGGAGCTGCTCATCCCCGCCCTTACCGGGGTCGATATCCTTGATCTTCAGATTGATCTGGCCATAGAAGGAAGGCTGTCGCCGCAAAACCATGATGTTCTGGTGCGGGCCGGAGCCTCCTGGCCTCCGGAGGGCTTCGCTTCGGTGATCCTTGCCTTTGCGCAGAAAGGGGTTGTACGAAGCATCGGTGAGCTTTCGAAAATTCGTGCCGTGGAGGGGGTGGTCGACGGAGGGTATCTCCTGGCCCCTGGCCGGAGGATAGGGGAGCTTGAAAACTCCACGGGCCGGGCCGCCTGGGCCGTGGTCCGGGGAAAGAGTGCCGCCCGGGTAAACAGGAGCGTAGAGGGTGTATATGATGCGCTTGAAGTTATCGGCGATTCGGGGGAGAATCTCATGCAGGATTTACGCAGTTTCGCGCTCCATCCCGACCCTTTACCCGATTCGGAGGTCCCATGA
- a CDS encoding EamA family transporter, whose protein sequence is MNLLLALTVVLSAVGQLLTKAGADRTLPDSDSSKNVSPFAAVRRFLRKAANPFLICGLVVVAAVPFLYTRALASLSLTKAYGATGLTYPLVIFGSAVILRERISLRHIAGGLLIFAGFLVWNVFP, encoded by the coding sequence ATGAATCTGCTTTTGGCACTGACGGTGGTGCTATCGGCGGTCGGCCAGCTTTTGACGAAAGCGGGGGCGGATCGTACCCTGCCTGATTCCGATTCTTCGAAGAATGTGTCACCTTTTGCCGCCGTGAGGCGTTTCTTAAGAAAGGCGGCGAACCCATTCCTTATATGCGGACTTGTGGTGGTGGCTGCTGTTCCCTTTCTTTATACCAGGGCCCTTGCTTCCCTTTCCCTTACCAAGGCGTATGGGGCAACGGGGCTTACCTATCCTCTGGTCATATTCGGCAGTGCCGTTATCCTTCGGGAGCGCATCAGCCTGCGTCACATCGCCGGAGGGCTCTTGATTTTTGCCGGCTTTTTGGTCTGGAATGTGTTCCCATGA
- a CDS encoding DMT family transporter — MTRSNRGASLAHSSHRSHGIALAVPLLLLTAGQLSAALSGRAIASGASPFNIYTLALYCFLGARGVSWVLIVRYLSLSFAYPVMSLGYCLVPLAAALFLGEDLSWGTLAGMILVTAGVALIGTADTKGQG; from the coding sequence ATGACGAGGAGCAATAGAGGAGCGTCGTTAGCTCACTCCTCTCACAGGTCTCATGGAATTGCCTTGGCCGTTCCGCTTCTTCTGCTGACAGCCGGACAGCTCTCCGCGGCCCTTTCCGGGCGTGCCATTGCATCCGGTGCCTCGCCGTTCAACATCTATACCCTTGCCCTCTACTGTTTCCTCGGCGCACGAGGCGTCAGTTGGGTACTGATTGTGCGCTATCTTTCCCTTTCCTTTGCCTATCCGGTGATGAGCCTCGGCTACTGCCTGGTGCCCCTTGCCGCCGCGCTCTTTCTCGGCGAAGACTTAAGCTGGGGAACGCTTGCGGGCATGATCCTGGTGACTGCCGGGGTTGCCCTGATCGGTACGGCGGATACAAAGGGGCAGGGATGA
- a CDS encoding DNA translocase FtsK, with product MATAIVLILAAAYLSVSMALSTSGVSGWFIFSGELLVAGFRIAAWYIPAYLFFCAALLLRKGFAPLPLFVATAGVVPMVTAGFWLQLIEPAPRSAAADAFLSRFGSGGSSFILFLLLLAELIVIYLVAQQLFSGRTTEVSDREKKGPRKKGIIALPQPSSDEPEEEDDDAWWEEFERRRLKGVDTSPLPEISETPVPTDEHVLEDERVEDQEYAEEPPAESNDLPNDLPVSLEPEEDVEEEPVDLDFASLRSDEVCLEDDEEIDDIDLDESEDDDEDEEVLVPEDEEYEDDEEDEAHDEQEEVLPVPASHQAVARNIMRYEVPRDDLLDEYPDSKYWVIDEATRESAEILKDTLREFKIQAEVTGIRKGPVITMFEILPAPGVKLSKIVNLADNIALRLAASRVRIVAPIPGKHAVGIEVPNRKRALVSFKEMIEDESFENSDKEVPIILGKDITGETQIIDLVQTPHLLIAGATGSGKSVCVNSIICSILYKRSPDEVNMILIDPKIVELKLYNDIPHLLTPVITEPKKAFQALQYCLYEMERRYALLDSLGVRDIRSYNRKVKKKRLATRPLPYLVVIIDEFADLMATTGKELESTLARLAAMSRAVGIHLVLATQRPSIDVITGLIKANIPSRIAFMVAGKFDSRIIIDAVGAEKLLGRGDMLFTSAWDPVPSRIQGAYLSEEEVERIAAYVRTLGEPEYIDDEIFIDDEDSDTLFDGGGIDDPLMDKALEIVTTAGKASASYLQRRLKIGYNRAARLVEEMEERGIVGPQNGSKPREIIHVPDRYREGRGDDEEQ from the coding sequence ATGGCAACAGCCATTGTCCTCATACTTGCGGCCGCTTACCTATCTGTTTCCATGGCTCTTTCCACATCAGGGGTCTCTGGGTGGTTTATCTTTTCCGGCGAGCTCCTTGTCGCCGGTTTCAGGATTGCAGCCTGGTATATCCCCGCTTATCTCTTTTTTTGTGCGGCCCTTTTACTTCGGAAGGGATTTGCGCCACTTCCCCTCTTCGTTGCAACCGCCGGCGTGGTGCCGATGGTCACCGCGGGGTTTTGGCTGCAGCTCATCGAACCGGCACCCCGTTCCGCGGCTGCGGACGCTTTTCTTTCTCGTTTTGGCTCGGGGGGAAGCTCCTTTATCCTTTTTCTCCTTCTACTTGCCGAACTCATCGTCATTTACCTTGTCGCCCAACAGCTCTTCTCCGGCCGTACCACGGAGGTTTCGGACCGGGAAAAAAAAGGTCCCCGCAAGAAGGGTATCATTGCGCTTCCTCAGCCCTCTTCCGATGAGCCTGAAGAGGAGGACGACGATGCCTGGTGGGAGGAGTTTGAGAGAAGGCGGCTTAAGGGGGTTGATACTTCCCCACTGCCTGAGATTTCCGAGACCCCGGTTCCCACAGATGAGCATGTGTTAGAAGATGAACGTGTCGAAGATCAGGAGTATGCGGAGGAGCCTCCTGCCGAATCGAATGATCTGCCGAATGACCTGCCTGTTTCATTGGAACCTGAGGAAGATGTCGAGGAGGAACCCGTCGATCTCGACTTTGCTTCTCTCCGTTCCGACGAAGTATGTTTGGAAGATGACGAGGAGATAGATGATATCGACCTTGATGAAAGTGAAGACGATGATGAAGACGAGGAGGTCCTTGTTCCCGAGGATGAGGAATATGAGGATGACGAGGAAGATGAAGCGCACGATGAGCAAGAGGAAGTCCTCCCTGTTCCCGCCTCTCACCAGGCAGTGGCACGGAATATCATGCGATATGAGGTGCCCCGGGATGATCTTCTCGATGAATATCCTGACAGCAAATATTGGGTGATAGACGAGGCAACCCGGGAGTCCGCCGAAATTCTGAAAGATACCCTACGGGAGTTCAAGATTCAGGCCGAGGTGACCGGTATCAGGAAGGGACCGGTTATCACCATGTTTGAGATTCTTCCTGCGCCCGGGGTCAAGCTTTCGAAGATCGTCAATCTTGCCGACAACATTGCCCTGCGTCTGGCAGCCAGCCGGGTCAGAATCGTTGCTCCCATACCGGGTAAACACGCAGTAGGAATCGAGGTTCCGAACCGAAAACGGGCCCTGGTCAGTTTTAAGGAGATGATCGAGGATGAGAGCTTTGAAAACTCCGACAAAGAGGTTCCCATCATCCTCGGCAAGGATATCACCGGAGAAACCCAGATCATCGATTTGGTGCAGACCCCTCACCTGCTGATTGCGGGAGCCACCGGTTCGGGAAAATCGGTCTGCGTCAATTCGATTATCTGTTCGATTTTGTACAAGAGGAGCCCCGATGAGGTCAACATGATCCTCATCGACCCGAAGATCGTCGAGTTGAAGCTCTACAACGATATTCCTCACCTCCTGACACCGGTCATCACCGAGCCGAAGAAGGCCTTTCAGGCACTTCAGTACTGCCTGTATGAAATGGAGCGCCGCTATGCTCTGCTCGACTCCCTCGGTGTCCGGGATATTCGCTCCTACAACCGAAAGGTGAAGAAAAAACGTCTGGCCACCAGACCGCTTCCCTATCTCGTGGTGATCATCGACGAGTTTGCCGACCTCATGGCCACAACAGGGAAGGAGCTTGAATCCACCCTTGCACGTCTTGCTGCCATGAGCCGCGCGGTGGGCATCCATCTTGTGCTGGCAACCCAGCGTCCCTCCATCGATGTCATCACCGGATTGATCAAAGCCAACATCCCGAGCAGGATCGCCTTCATGGTGGCGGGTAAGTTCGATTCCCGAATCATCATCGACGCCGTGGGAGCCGAGAAGCTGCTGGGGCGCGGGGACATGCTCTTTACCAGCGCATGGGATCCTGTGCCTTCCCGAATTCAGGGTGCCTATCTGAGCGAAGAGGAAGTCGAACGTATTGCAGCCTATGTACGAACTCTTGGTGAGCCCGAATATATCGACGACGAAATTTTTATCGACGACGAGGATTCGGATACCCTCTTTGACGGTGGTGGAATCGATGATCCGCTCATGGACAAGGCTCTGGAGATCGTTACCACAGCAGGAAAGGCGAGCGCCAGTTACCTGCAGCGCAGACTAAAGATCGGCTACAATCGTGCCGCACGGCTCGTGGAAGAGATGGAAGAGCGGGGAATCGTCGGACCCCAGAACGGCTCCAAGCCCCGGGAGATTATCCACGTTCCCGATCGTTATCGAGAGGGCCGGGGTGATGACGAGGAGCAATAG
- a CDS encoding undecaprenyl-diphosphate phosphatase, which produces MSMVQALFLGALQGVTEFLPVSSSGHLALMKYFMDLEDVPILFDVILHVATLFVVIWVFRAKVGRLFLALGHLITGKRDEEDNQNLHLILIILAATLVTGVLGLFLEGLDVGRFPRAVAALLVVTGLILLGAKRFSGNIGYEGLGLRHGLFTGLAQGLGVLPGISRSGITISAALASGMNRESAGEFSFLISLPAIAGALLLELRDVGSLLATVPPSSLIAGFLSAFIVGMASLVLLLRLIRRGKLYYFSFYLIPAGILGFILL; this is translated from the coding sequence ATGAGTATGGTACAGGCACTTTTTTTGGGTGCATTACAAGGGGTAACCGAATTCCTTCCTGTTTCAAGCTCAGGACATCTTGCTCTCATGAAATACTTTATGGATCTTGAAGATGTTCCGATACTGTTTGATGTTATTCTTCATGTTGCAACCCTTTTTGTTGTTATATGGGTTTTCCGTGCAAAGGTTGGAAGACTGTTCCTCGCTCTCGGCCATCTGATCACGGGCAAACGGGATGAAGAAGATAATCAGAATTTGCATTTGATTCTTATCATCCTTGCAGCCACACTGGTAACCGGAGTCCTCGGCCTTTTCCTCGAAGGTTTGGATGTCGGCCGGTTTCCTAGGGCCGTTGCTGCCCTTCTTGTCGTTACCGGTCTCATATTGCTTGGTGCGAAACGCTTTTCTGGAAATATCGGTTATGAAGGACTCGGCCTTCGGCACGGCCTTTTTACCGGTTTGGCCCAGGGACTTGGGGTCCTTCCGGGCATAAGCCGTTCGGGGATTACCATCTCGGCGGCCCTGGCCTCCGGCATGAATCGGGAAAGCGCCGGGGAGTTTTCCTTTCTTATCAGCTTGCCAGCCATTGCCGGGGCTTTGCTACTCGAACTTCGCGACGTCGGATCTCTGCTGGCGACGGTCCCCCCCTCATCGCTTATTGCCGGTTTCCTCTCGGCCTTTATCGTCGGCATGGCGAGTCTTGTTTTGCTTTTGAGATTGATTCGGCGAGGGAAGCTTTACTACTTTTCCTTTTATCTCATTCCCGCCGGTATACTGGGGTTCATTCTTCTATAG
- a CDS encoding flagellar assembly lytic transglycosylase, translating into MDQLRCGEQTNAENFFIKASNLASPEFRREARYRLGLLYFDQAQKASAAGGNGEQVHILLHKLVSLSAGEKIDPDLRLRTMINETRASLGLWMEILASAEQELPLDADPASSQRLALTLALARYETERETSSLLQAFVSNDGELTGEGLASIINGGGSLHLSRDREIHAIADLLLALNGGSRKEVLSTFLIAIRDAGAEIAGTPLYLSAVRNCGYGSDAGLLFDHTLELLPFVEPFPERKAALLEAAGFLARRAGQYDDALPLFDEAVDSAAEAASFDSLHMQRIVWYRFDSLVHADPHRAASAIPQLLGNMVDPRYFDDTLGALLDELLRQSEWPLIDTIARSLGRDLPAASASRYYYLAARGRQLALLPEDGMQETLFRRILDLPPSGTTARYYRILAASALERFSGEEEADYAFFYPAAEGRDEATQEESSFPCCMRVIRGLLDHGFSLEAEKELSRLESCGFLPPRSLIIDTVKGLSHEGHHLEAIRRFDRFANERGISGNEELRILYPRPFRAYVHEVTEREGLEENLFYALVREESHFTPDIYSRVGAVGLSQLMPSTARDVAGRMGLKIPSNEDLHDPRLNLSIGAWYLAHLAGRTDNISEALFAYNGGLTRVRRWRSSNSDLPDDLFAETIPFAETQYYGRKLLVSTSIYRYLYRADSPEGPLWPVDTFFPKR; encoded by the coding sequence ATGGATCAGCTTCGTTGTGGGGAACAGACCAACGCAGAAAACTTCTTCATAAAGGCTTCTAACCTCGCCTCTCCCGAATTTCGACGGGAAGCACGGTATCGGCTCGGACTGCTGTATTTTGATCAAGCGCAAAAAGCCTCTGCGGCCGGGGGGAACGGCGAGCAGGTGCATATTCTTTTGCACAAGCTTGTGTCGCTTTCCGCTGGAGAGAAAATCGATCCCGATCTTCGTTTACGTACGATGATTAATGAAACCAGAGCCTCTTTGGGGCTCTGGATGGAGATCCTTGCCTCCGCGGAACAAGAACTTCCCCTCGACGCGGACCCAGCATCATCTCAAAGACTCGCCCTTACCTTGGCTTTGGCTCGATATGAGACGGAGCGGGAAACATCCTCCCTGCTTCAGGCCTTCGTTTCGAATGACGGGGAGCTGACAGGGGAAGGTTTGGCCTCGATTATCAATGGTGGCGGCTCTCTTCACCTTTCTCGGGATAGGGAGATACACGCGATTGCCGATCTTCTGCTGGCCTTGAACGGGGGCAGCAGAAAAGAGGTGCTTTCGACATTTCTTATAGCGATTCGCGATGCCGGTGCAGAGATCGCCGGAACCCCTCTGTATCTATCGGCTGTCAGAAATTGTGGCTACGGTAGCGACGCAGGGCTCCTGTTCGATCATACGCTTGAGCTTCTTCCTTTTGTAGAACCTTTCCCGGAGCGTAAAGCGGCGCTCCTGGAGGCCGCCGGTTTTCTGGCAAGAAGAGCCGGACAATACGATGATGCGCTTCCTCTGTTCGACGAGGCGGTGGATAGCGCGGCCGAGGCGGCCTCCTTCGATTCCCTGCATATGCAGCGTATTGTGTGGTACCGTTTCGATTCTCTGGTTCACGCTGATCCTCATCGTGCCGCATCCGCCATTCCTCAACTCCTCGGCAACATGGTTGATCCCCGTTATTTCGACGATACTCTTGGTGCTCTTCTCGATGAACTGCTCCGGCAGAGCGAGTGGCCCCTGATCGATACGATTGCCCGTTCCCTTGGCAGGGATCTTCCCGCTGCTTCGGCCTCACGATACTACTATCTGGCTGCCAGAGGTCGCCAGCTTGCTCTTTTGCCCGAGGACGGGATGCAAGAGACGCTTTTTCGGCGTATCCTCGATCTGCCTCCTTCCGGGACAACGGCGCGCTACTATCGTATTCTTGCTGCTTCGGCTTTGGAGCGCTTTTCCGGTGAAGAGGAGGCCGATTACGCCTTTTTTTATCCGGCAGCCGAAGGTCGAGATGAGGCTACACAGGAAGAATCCTCGTTCCCCTGTTGCATGAGAGTTATCCGGGGACTGCTCGATCACGGCTTTTCTCTCGAAGCCGAAAAGGAGCTGTCTCGCCTGGAGTCTTGCGGTTTTCTTCCTCCCCGGAGTCTCATCATCGACACGGTAAAGGGACTTTCCCATGAGGGGCATCATCTTGAAGCAATCCGCCGTTTCGATCGTTTTGCAAATGAGCGAGGGATAAGCGGCAATGAAGAGCTCCGTATCCTTTATCCCCGTCCCTTTCGGGCCTATGTACATGAGGTGACGGAACGAGAAGGCCTTGAGGAGAATCTCTTTTATGCCCTGGTTCGGGAAGAAAGCCATTTTACTCCCGATATCTACAGTCGTGTAGGAGCCGTTGGTTTGAGCCAGTTGATGCCTTCTACAGCGAGGGATGTTGCCGGCAGAATGGGGCTGAAGATTCCCTCGAATGAGGATCTTCATGATCCCCGTCTGAATCTGTCCATTGGCGCCTGGTACCTTGCTCACCTTGCCGGACGTACGGATAATATTTCCGAAGCGCTTTTTGCTTACAACGGGGGATTGACACGAGTCAGACGCTGGCGTAGTTCGAATAGTGATCTTCCCGATGATCTGTTTGCCGAGACCATCCCCTTTGCCGAAACCCAGTATTACGGAAGAAAGCTCCTTGTCTCAACCTCCATTTATCGCTATCTTTACCGGGCCGACTCTCCGGAGGGGCCCCTCTGGCCGGTCGATACCTTTTTCCCGAAACGCTGA